The segment GAGGGTGAatcatttcattatttaaaaacaaaaaaatctgaaatgggGCAgtagtatttctatttttggtGGGCAGaatttgaagtattttgaaacatttttcaaatctttttGGTATTTAAATAGTGATTCctggaaataatgtttcaaaTGCCTTGTGCTCAGAATTTCTCTTGCTaacattccatgattccataagCAGTTGACAATTCTATTTGACCTATACTGTTAGGTTAGGCTAGGCTTGTCTCTTAGTGTTGCTGTCGAGCATAGCCCCTGAAGTAAGAGATTTACACAGTGTTTGCATGTGTGACAGTGCATATGAGTAGTTCAGGTGGTTTATTGTTGTGTTAGAGCattttcttggattttatttCAGCCCATCAACATCCTTGGTGCAGAGTTGTTAGAATGTCTTtactggagaaaaggagccCTGCTTTACATGTATTGCCACACAGCAAAAGAAAGGAGTGAATGGCTACAAGAAAACACTGCCATATTTAAAAAGGTAAAGGAGATGAAAATGTTGTATGACCTTGTGAATAGAGCTTTGAAGTTTGActctggttttaaaataatggctgggttttttgttttttagggttttttttccctttaattagGATTTTGGGGCCTTCATATGAAGAAGTATTTCTGCCTACCATTAATTTAACAAgaacttattttttccttatttttgccTGTATTCAGTGTCTTAATGATGGAGTTCATTACTTGATGAAGATGCTTAGCTTTAGATGCCCTCTTCAGCTAGATGAAGATGTCTCGCTTCAAGATAAAGACACAGCTAGATTACTCAgtgaaggtaaaaaaaacccaaaaaacaactccaaaatACCTTTTAACCCCTCCTCTTAATAACTGTTTCATTTTATGAAATgcttttttgcatgtttttacCATTTGACTTAATTTATGTTCAAGACTTGACACTTTCTAGAACAAGAAGATAATAAATGAGGCAAATAAGCAGGCAACAGTCCCACCTCCAGTTTCCTTTTTTGACTCATGAATTTTAGGGGGTGTGAGTGCtcattttcctggtgttttaTGAGTGCACTGAATAGAGGTGAACTGAGTAGTGTTTTATGCTGGCAGTGTTTAACACAGTATTTTACAACCATCCAGTTCACAACTGGCAGATGTTTTAGGCACAAATATGACTGCAGAGGGTGCCAGAGGTTCACATACTGATCTTCCCTTTTAGCTCTAGGACAGCACAGGTACAAACACAATTCCAGACTTCATGCAGGTAAAAACTATATGCAGAATTGGTTAGATTTGGCAAAGGTTCTCTGTTACCACATCATGTAGTTTTATATAAATTTCATTCCTTTTGAGTGTTTGCAGGAGGATCTTAGGCTGCGTCAGTGTGATGCAGGTCAGGTTATACAGCAGGAGGGGATTTGTAAGGTAAAACAGCTGGTGCTGAGGACATGTCCATGTTAAGCACACTCAAAAACAGCTCTACTCTCACTGTAGCAGGATGCAGCACCTTCTTGTTTAATTTCATCTGAAAGTGGCATTACTGCTATATAGCTCCATAATGCAAAGTCAAGTTGTGGACTTATTTagcaggatttttctttttatgaaagACACACGTGTCTTTGAATTAAAATACTAAAGCTGCTGCTTGTTAACCTGAGTTAAGATGATCTCAAACAGTATCTTTTAGGCTTAAACTGTGGGAGGCACAGAAATACTCTAAAGTAAATATGTACAGTCATGCCTATGCTAAAGAGGCTgtaaagaaatactgaaattctgTGAGATAATTAGACAAACAGaattatagaaataatatttatatagcAGTCTTAAAAGCATTATGGAGGGCCAAACCAGGCAGAGAAATGAGCAGGAACTTGATCCAGGTTTTCTTCTGGGCATTATATAGTTATATAATTATGCGCTTATACTgtctttttggattttttttccccagtgctactgaaaaaaaatcaacaaactgTGTACTTCCTTACAGCAGAACAATAAAGTACTtgatgtaaattatttttgcaggTATATTTAGTGACACTCACTTACTGGCATTGATGTACAGCGGAGAAATGTGCTACTGGGGGCTGAAACACTGTGGAgaggggaagcaggagagcCTTGAGTCAATAGATCCTGTATCTAACAATGACCTGGGCAGCAGACCACAGAGCATATCTCTGGATTTCCAAGAAACGGGGAGAATCATGTTAACAAAGTATGTGGCCGTGTGTGAGGGACCCTTAAAAGGTCAAGGGTGGAACACAACAACTGCAAAACAAATGCTGCGTTACTTTGTGAAATCCCACAACTAAGATCCACTGTGCTGTCGGCGCTAGAAGAAATCTTGCGGCACAAGAGCACACTCTTCCGTGActgacttattttctttttctgaccGAAATGTATACTTGTGTTGCATTAAAAAACACGCGTTCCAAGGACTCCTGGACTGCAGTCCAAGGTGCCGGGGCGCGGTGCGGGGCACGGTGTCGGTGCGGGGCGCGGTGtcggcgcggggccggggcgcggggccggggcgcggcagcggcggtgccGGAGCGTGCGCGGCGCTGCGCGGGGGCGGCGCCATGGCGGCGGGAGCGGAGCAGCGCGGCGCCGGCCTGGAGGCCGCGGTGCGGGGCGGGCTGCGCGTCCTCCGGGAGCGCTGGATGCGGGGCACCCTGCGGggctccgcgcccgccccgctcccggaGGCCGCGGACGGTGCGGAGGGAGAGAGCGGCCTGCAGGCGCTGCCGGTGAGTGGGGCCCGGCCGCACGGGGCGGGGCGGGATGGGGGGCAGCGCTGCATCGCACCCCGTCCTTCTGCGCTGCTGGATCCGCGGGTCGCTAAAGCGCTGCTCTCGATGGTTTTCAGATCGACGTGCAGCTGAGCATCATGTCCTTCCTCTCGCCCCAAGATGTGTGTCGCTTAGGAAGCACGAGTTGTTACTGGAGGGCAGCTGTGCAAGACCCCTTGTTGTGGAGGTATTTTCTCCTCCGGGATCTCCCCTCTTGGACATCTGTTGATTGGAAATCACTTCCAGATGAGGAGATTTTTAATAAAGCCTTTTCAGAGGTCAGCGACAATGCACTGTATGATTACATGGCAGTGTAAGTATCTCCATATTCTCTTACATGACTTCAAGTGTGCCTACAGCACTAGTATTCAGCCCACAGGCATGTTTCATATTTACAGAAACAAAGCTTTGCTGTAAGCTGCTGTTTGATTTTGATGTGTCTCAAACTCAttgtttattttagaaatacaaTTTCCTGTTGCTCCATGGTCTGGtcagctttttttgttttgaactcAGGAAGAATGTAAAACATTGTAAAAAAGACGATGCTAATGctataaaaaattaaagctatTTGTAAACTGTGTGTCTACTGTGGCACAGAATTACTGCATACTGTTGATCTTGATAAAGAAGTGTTCTTTGCTCTCAGTGCCACAGCAAGTTCATTAAAGTACCAAGAAGTCTTCAAACTACAGCAAGTGAAAttactctgcatttttttcatcttatttgGAAGACCTAATAATAAAAACTGCACAAAGTGAGCACAAAATAACAAGTTGTATTATTTTAGCTCTGATTGTCAAAGACTGTGAGACAAAACTGGTTTCAGCTAGTACAGTTGAAAAGCATAGCAACACAAAAAGTATGTTTGGATGACTGAGAATTCTTAAAACATGTAGATTATTTTGTGGTGATTTCTTTTCTAAACTTCATTCAGTTCCCTTAGTTTGTGATAGTGCTCTGTggatttgtttgggatttttgatttatttgcaGTTACATTTTCCAAAGGTGGCCCTTAACATGTTGCTTTGTGGTAAATGCACTAACTTCTGCAATCTCTATGCCCTTCATCCCCTCTTAACAGATGGGAACAGTACACCCGGAATTTGACATGCAAAATAtatactgctttttaaattggATTTAAATTCGTTTAGGTCTGAATCACCTATTTGAAACTACCTGTCACTGATTTCCATCGTGTCCGCGTGCGCTTGGCAGTTTTGCTGATCTCAACTGAAACATTTCAGTGTGGGTATAAAGGAGCCCACATTTGTTTCTTGAAGAAGCTTGTCCAGCAGCAGCCTACCATGACTCCAGAAGCAGACTGAAGCTGCTGCTCTAGGATGTTTGACTCTTACTCTTCTCCTCAATTACCAGCCGTTTCATGCCTTCTAGCATCCTCACCAAATAAGCATATAAGTTTGCAGGCAACACTTGCCTCCTTCCACAGCTTGCATGCTTTGTACCTACAGGGAAAATGGTTCTTTTAAGGTGgtttctttttataaatataaaagcagTATAATTCAGGTTTAAAATGCACTCACAaagctcattttaaaaattttatttttaatatgattCTTCTGCTGTGATGTTATTTTACCTATATTGTGTATTCAGTGAAGATGGGGaattaatgatttttattttctttttaaataaacagaaagatCTGTAGATAGAAGTGTACTAAGGTCCAAAAAGTCAGTATTCAGACTTCAAAAGAACTGATGCTTTTGCCGCTTTGTACTGGTGCTTGAAACCATCAGGCTGGAGCTTTATAATTTTTGACCTATGCTTTGAGTTGCAGCAGTAGCAAAGCATAAGAAGTGCGGGACCTAAGTTAATTTGTTTGATTAATActtcttttgtattttgtgtttaatttctAGTTGCATCTATTTTACACAGATATAAAAAGAGCTGTCCTCAGGGTAGAAGAAGTTTGAAATCGAGCCGTCCTCGGTATGGGACTGTGACTTCCTTTTTGCAATCACTGGTCACACAGGCAGAACCTCGCTTTGCTATGTTTGGGCCAGGTTTGGAAGAGCTGGACAACTCCTTAGTACAAAAGATGATGACATGCCCAGAAATTCTGCTGGTAGCTGGCCTACCTCAAAGACAAATCCATGGTAATGATGGTTGTGGCTTTTGGCCTTCTTATTTTGTAAATAGATATAACATTGAAAAACTCcaaggaagaaatgaagaaaatgaatgatttttttggtgtcCTTAAAACTCTGTAGAatcatggtaaaaaaaaaaaaacattttctctctgatttgTTCCGAAGGATAAATGCAGTGAACATTTGGGACAAAGTAATAGCTTCAGTGAATTTATGATTAAATTTGGACATTGTCAGAAGAATCATTTTGCTCCctgtgcttctgttttcttccaaaattccATGTTACTGCTGCTATTGTAATCGATAAATACAGATAGGCCTTTTTTTCAGTACTGCTTGCAGTAAGTGGCTAAAAAATTAGTGATTTTACACAGGAATTCGAGGCTGATTTTTTATGTGATTTGGTATTCTGATATCAAATTATGTAAATTTTACTTAGAAGAGTTACAGGAACAGAtgagggatttttcttttcatatttaaaagaataGCTTTGAAAGTCTAATTTGACTTCAGTCCAAGCCAGAGACAAAAATGTGTTACTTTTTAACTAATGGCTATTTCAGTACAGCAGAttaattaaattgtatttctagGAAGCGTGGCAATGatttttagttggttttttatttgtctcATATATTTTTTCAATGCAGCTTGTGTTAAGCAGAACTGGAGCCTTTTCTATGCCAGTTTCAGCTAATAAACACAAGTCTGGCTCCTTTCTGATTTACATTTCTAGGTTCAAGTCTAATGATCAGAAATAAGGAAATGGTTTTAATACCATTGACTTGATTTTTCATGAAATTAAAAGTCTGATCAATTGGAGCATGTATAAAGTTGAATTGTAAAATAGTAAATCTGCTATCCTGAACAGCAATATCTAGGTTTGAATATATTCATTTTGTGGCAACACTGGAATTTTTGAACTCCCACTTAATTGTATTTAGTGGCCAAATAGCTGTAATCTCAtagattcatttttttccctgtaggaATTGGATCAGGAGTCAGTTTTCAGTTTAACAACAATCAAAAATTCAATATTGTGACACTGTATTCCACCACAAGGTAAGATAAGATCTGTTCTCCAGCAAATAAAAAGTACAGTTTCTAATTCATTTCGACTTTTCTTCATATTATTGTCATGTGACTTTCATACGTATTTTCTTCATGCTTCGATATCCCTTATAAATTGAAGTTTCAATGCatgcctttgcttttcctttcttttttcatccACTGAGTTTTCACATGGAAGTAATAAAGGTTTTTCAAACAGGATGTGTACCACTGGTGTACGACAGATACATTACAGGTGCTTCTGTCCCTCTTCATACCTTGGTTGAGTCCCTTTTGAAACACTCTCTAAACTCATCCTGGAGTATATTTTCATAAGCATCTTGCAGATTGCTAACCATCTCTGTATGTgcactcagaaaaaaaggagggcaggaggaggcaaggagaaatgaaatattttttctggctTAGCCCatttttctgtcccttttctGCGCTGCCTAGACTTTCAAGATTCAGTTTTGGCATTCTCAGTTCACCCAACAACTGAAATATCTTTCAGTGTGGAAAGGAGGAGAGCAAGGGAGGAGCAAGCTGTTGCTGTGAATAAGATGTTTTACCAAGAGAACAGCACAGTAGGTAATC is part of the Catharus ustulatus isolate bCatUst1 chromosome Z, bCatUst1.pri.v2, whole genome shotgun sequence genome and harbors:
- the CZH5orf51 gene encoding UPF0600 protein C5orf51 homolog is translated as MAAVAALRPRVAALGRRLGGSGARGERRGGGGSGTGGTGGPEGISANGECAWEHESLAAGGLNLTMKDTFLAKGSANLDKLKDLCNEGKEHPSTLFQLYTQAVLDITYFEENQLVDEDFPEEYSLQKLKELICVLSEPEDLVRECGIKEEPINILGAELLECLYWRKGALLYMYCHTAKERSEWLQENTAIFKKCLNDGVHYLMKMLSFRCPLQLDEDVSLQDKDTARLLSEGIFSDTHLLALMYSGEMCYWGLKHCGEGKQESLESIDPVSNNDLGSRPQSISLDFQETGRIMLTKYVAVCEGPLKGQGWNTTTAKQMLRYFVKSHN
- the FBXO4 gene encoding F-box only protein 4 isoform X1 produces the protein MAAGAEQRGAGLEAAVRGGLRVLRERWMRGTLRGSAPAPLPEAADGAEGESGLQALPIDVQLSIMSFLSPQDVCRLGSTSCYWRAAVQDPLLWRYFLLRDLPSWTSVDWKSLPDEEIFNKAFSEVSDNALYDYMAVYKKSCPQGRRSLKSSRPRYGTVTSFLQSLVTQAEPRFAMFGPGLEELDNSLVQKMMTCPEILLVAGLPQRQIHGIGSGVSFQFNNNQKFNIVTLYSTTSVERRRAREEQAVAVNKMFYQENSTVGNQQATHYSVIAQVKKVCEVVDGFIYVANAEAHREHDRQEELARILAMIDPALGPPNRPLLVLSCVSHAGVRRIPCVYVAHQLQLNLLHQPWMIQDTVAATLDGLLNGIEWILEEASCKSAQ
- the FBXO4 gene encoding F-box only protein 4 isoform X2, translating into MSFLSPQDVCRLGSTSCYWRAAVQDPLLWRYFLLRDLPSWTSVDWKSLPDEEIFNKAFSEVSDNALYDYMAVYKKSCPQGRRSLKSSRPRYGTVTSFLQSLVTQAEPRFAMFGPGLEELDNSLVQKMMTCPEILLVAGLPQRQIHGIGSGVSFQFNNNQKFNIVTLYSTTSVERRRAREEQAVAVNKMFYQENSTVGNQQATHYSVIAQVKKVCEVVDGFIYVANAEAHREHDRQEELARILAMIDPALGPPNRPLLVLSCVSHAGVRRIPCVYVAHQLQLNLLHQPWMIQDTVAATLDGLLNGIEWILEEASCKSAQ